One genomic segment of Tripterygium wilfordii isolate XIE 37 chromosome 9, ASM1340144v1, whole genome shotgun sequence includes these proteins:
- the LOC120006378 gene encoding hippocampus abundant transcript-like protein 1 — translation MDWKIEFRELRPLLHLLLPLCFHWIAEEMTVSVLVDVVTNALCPGQTTCSQAIYINGLQQTVVGIFKMLVLPLLGQLADEYGRKPLLLVTVSTTIIPFTLLALNQSKESVYAYYALRTVSYIISQGSIFCIAVAYVADVVNVSKRAAVFSWITGLFSASHVLGNVLARFLPEKYIFVVSIALLIFCPVYMQLFLVETVEPKPPRVHSSSCLTKIMKVAHARYESMRDAAAIVISSPTLGGISLVSFFYELSMSGISSVLLYYLKAVFGFDKNQFSEILMMVGIGSILSQIVLLPIINPLVGEKVILCLALLASIAYALLYGLAWAPWVPYLSASFGVIYVLVKPATYAIISRSASSTNQGKAQGFIAGVQAIASLLSPLAMSPLTTWFLSSNAPFDCKGFSIIVASICLMISLGCACMLKPEEWSGLESKEDLESPLLR, via the exons ATGGATTGGAAGATTGAGTTTAGAGAGCTGAGGCCTTTGCTTCACTTGCTGTTGCCACTATGTTTTCATTGGATTGCAGAGGAGATGACTGTTTCTGTTCTTGTTGATGTGGTTACTAATGCTTTGTGTCCTGGCCAGACTACTTGTTCTCAAGCTATTTATATCAACGGCCTCCAACAAACG GTTGTCGGAATTTTCAAGATGTTGGTACTTCCTCTTCTGGGTCAACTTGCAGATGAGTATGGGCGCAAACCACTGCTCCTTGTAACTGTGTCCACAACCATAATCCCTTTCA CATTACTTGCCTTGAATCAGTCCAAGGAATCCGTATATGCTTATTATGCACTTCGTACAGTGTCATATATAATAAGTCAGGGCAGCATTTTCTGCATTGCTGTTGCTTATGTG GCGGATGTTGTCAATGTAAGTAAGAGGGCTGCAGTATTTAGTTGGATAACAGGTCTCTTCTCTGCATCACATGTCCTGGGAAATGTTTTGGCACGTTTCCTTCCTGAGAAGTATATATTTGTG GTTTCAATAGCTCTTCTTATCTTTTGTCCGGTTTATATGCAACTCTTTCTCGTTGAGACTGTTGAACCAAAACCACCTAGAGTTCATAGTTCTTCATGCTTGACTAAGATAATGAAGGTTGCGCATGCACGATATGAATCAATGAGAGATGCTGCAGCAATAGTGATCAGCAG CCCAACACTTGGGGGAATTTCTCTTGTTTCCTTCTTCTATGAGTTGAGTATGTCTGGTATCAGCTCTGTCTTACTG TACTATCTGAAGGCAGTGTTTGGTTTTGACAAGAATCAATTTTCAGAAATTCTGATGATGGTTGGAATTGGTTCAATTCTTTCTCAA ATCGTTTTGCTTCCTATTATCAATCCACTGGTTGGAGAAAAAGTGATACTATGCTTAGCCTTACTTGCATCAATAGCTTAC GCATTGCTTTATGGTTTGGCATGGGCACCTTGG GTGCCGTACTTAAGTGCTTCATTTGGAGTCATTTATGTCCTTGTGAAACCTGCT ACTTATGCTATTATTTCTCGATCAGCAAGCTCAACCAATCAG GGAAAGGCCCAAGGATTCATTGCAGGAGTGCAAGCAATAGCAAGTTTGTTATCCCCGCTAGCAATGAGCCCATTAACTA CTTGGTTCCTATCTAGCAATGCTCCTTTTGACTGCAAAGGCTTCAGCATCATCGTGGCATCGATATGCTTG ATGATCTCTTTGGGTTGCGCGTGCATGCTTAAACCAGAAGAATGGTCTGGCTTGGAGTCCAAGGAAGACCTCGAATCACCGCTTTTACGTTGA
- the LOC120006476 gene encoding R3H domain-containing protein 2-like has translation MEGPVVEDLGAPDSWEVADLDANLSRLMLRDSNSSKKASSESLSADSLNSASVSGSFSSTSAGTEKVSQDAINQVDQFLREALQNPRERLSVLRMEQAVEKFIRDPNQQQLEFPQLPTSYLRLAAHRVAQHYSLHSMVLSDNNLSDSSGSRIIVCKTSECRLPMIRLADIPVNLSSEDSGVVKVAIKQRPQKQSQTFSNSNSSKKNNSRSVEERKEEYNRARARIFNSSNSNGGSSKLEIEPKLPDTSQHASSGISRLEQKSFSGLPDVNSGRCLIESSTSSSRSTRGRSEKDPVGRYKPNNRVAIFRDREVERTDPDYDRSYDRYMQRFDPGFGFSGGSYTMQPMYTPAVTYNSEFPQLGSTHRPHISVEHQSRQLPQHLPGPWTAPSSPAGIGYGHPETIMTSFNPNHVGSHTTSAIYMHSSQYQHPGLPYMHHEHVHPPFSQSHQQQPDTSFGLARPR, from the exons ATGGAGGGCCCTGTGGTTGAGGATCTCGGAGCACCTGATTCATGGGAGGTGGCGGATTTGGACGCGAATTTGAGCAGATTGATGCTCAGAGACTCCAATTCCTCGAAGAAAGCTTCATCGGAGTCGCTCTCAGCTGATTCCTTGAACTCAGCTTCCGTATCTGGTTCTTTTTCGTCCACTTCGGCTGGTACTGAGAAGGTCTCGCAGGATGCCATCAATCAGGTGGATCAGTTCCTCCGCGAAGCTCTGCAGAACCCTCGAGAGCGTCTTTCTG TTCTCCGGATGGAGCAAGCTGTTGAAAAGTTTATTCGTGATCCTAATCAGCAGCAGTTAGAGTTTCCACAGCTGCCTACTTCATATTTACGGTTGGCTGCACACCGCGTGGCACAGCATTACTCACTACATTCTATGGTTTTATCAGATAATAATCTATCTGACAGTTCTGGATCTAGAATTATTGTCTGCAAGACTTCTGAGTGTAGGCTTCCTATGATTCGTCTGGCTGACATCCCTGTAAATTTGTCGTCTGAAGACAGTGGTGTTGTCAAGGTTGCAATTAAACAAAGGCCACAGAAACAATCACAAACTTTCAGCAACTCAAACTCTTCGAAGAAAAACAATTCCAGAAGTGTGGAGGAAAGAAAAGAGGAGTATAATCGGGCTCGTGCTCGGATATTTAACTCCAGTAATTCTAATGGTGGCAGCAGCAAACTGGAAATTGAGCCAAAATTGCCAGACACTTCTCAGCATGCTTCCTCGGGGATATCGAGGTTGGAACAAAAGTCCTTTTCTGGGTTACCTGATGTAAATTCAGGGAGGTGCTTGATTGAATCTTCTACAAGTAGCAGTAGATCTACTAGAGGTAGGTCTGAGAAGGACCCTGTTGGTAGGTACAAACCAAATAATAGGGTGGCTATTTTTCGTGACCGTGAAGTTGAGCGCACGGATCCTGATTATGACAGGAGCTATGATAG GTATATGCAAAGATTTGACCCTGGATTTGGATTTAGTGGAGGGTCATATACCATGCAGCCTATGTACACTCCTGCTGTAACCTATAACTCAGAATTTCCACAACTTGGATCGACCCATAGGCCTCATATATCTGTGGAACATCAGTCACGGCAGCTCCCTCAACATTTACCTGGGCCTTGGACTGCCCCATCATCTCCTGCTGGAATCGGCTATGGTCATCCAGAAACAATAATGACGTCATTTAATCCGAATCATGTTGGTTCACACACCACATCCGCAATATATATGCATTCCTCCCAGTATCAGCATCCTGGATTGCCTTACATGCATCATGAACATGTTCACCCTCCTTTTTCACAG TCTCATCAACAGCAACCTGATACAAGTTTCGGATTAGCCCGGCCCCGTTGA
- the LOC120006477 gene encoding protein YIPF5 homolog translates to MSKEFNVPPVVFPSGGNAAPTAPTQRRPTAPFQPPRASSPIPFMSFEVGPASFSTPATAATTSTVGGSGYANFDDEPPLLEELGINTRQIWSKTVSILNPFRVNSDLHEDPDLSGPFLFFMAFGLFQLLAGKIHFGIILGWVTVAALYLYVVFNMLAGRNGTLDLYRCLSLIGYCMLPMVILSAISLFLPQAGVAVFGIAGVVVFWSTRVCTRLLLEVAGWDEHRGLVAYACFLIFMLFALLVIFE, encoded by the coding sequence ATGTCGAAGGAATTCAACGTGCCTCCGGTCGTTTTTCCCTCCGGTGGCAATGCGGCCCCCACTGCCCCTACTCAGCGCCGTCCCACCGCCCctttccaaccaccgcgtgcctcCAGTCCTATCCCCTTCATGTCCTTCGAGGTCGGTCCCGCTTCCTTCTCCACTCCAGCTACCGCTGCTACCACATCCACCGTTGGTGGCTCTGGCTATGCCAATTTCGATGACGAGCCACCTCTGCTTGAAGAGCTCGGCATCAACACGAGGCAAATCTGGAGCAAAACAGTTTCAATTCTTAATCCATTTCGTGTGAATTCGGATCTCCACGAGGACCCAGATCTGTCAGGGCCGTTTCTGTttttcatggcttttggatTGTTTCAATTGCTAGCTGGGAAGATCCATTTTGGGATCATCTTGGGTTGGGTTACTGTTGCTGCTTTGTATTTGTACGTTGTTTTCAATATGTTGGCGGGGCGCAATGGGACACTGGATTTGTATAGGTGCCTGAGCTTGATTGGATATTGCATGTTGCCAATGGTAATCTTGTCAGCAATCTCACTGTTCTTGCCGCAGGCTGGAGTGGCGGTTTTTGGGATTGCGGGAGTTGTTGTTTTCTGGTCTACGCGGGTTTGCACGAGGCTGCTTTTGGAGGTTGCAGGATGGGATGAGCATCGCGGTTTGGTTGCCTATGCTTGTTTTTTGATTTTCATGCTGTTTGCACTGCTGGTTATTTTTGAATAA